Below is a window of Virgibacillus sp. NKC19-3 DNA.
TTTTCCGATACTTCATTTGGAATTAGTGGAGAAGTGTTAATAACTGATTTTTCAAAAAATATTTGTTTACCAATTGATAAGCCGCCCCTTTCCAATATTCACCCAAAGCAGCACAATTGACATCATTATCAACCGTAACAGGTAAACCAAACGTTGTTTCCAGCTCTTTTTTGATGTGTAACCCAGTATACCCGGGAAGAGACTCCGTAGCATGGATGACTACGCCCTCTCGATTATCGACCTGACCAGCTGTGCTAACAGCGATTCCGGTCAAATCATAATTATTCTGCAGTTGCTTGGCAATGACTCTTATTTTTCCTATAATGGCCACTCCACCTTCTTTCGATTTTGTGGAAATTTTTGCTTTATAGCAGATGTTACCCTGTCTATTTAATACACCATATTTAATATTAGTTCCACCGATATCAAAAGCTGCAATAGCCACTCGTTTCCCCCATTTCAGATTAAAGTTCGCTAAATAAGAATGTATAGAGTTACCGGATGAAAATGAATAAGAGAATGAACAATAATACAGAACCAAGATGTCCCAATATATAGAACACTTCCAATCTATTCCCGGCAAATAATGCACTAAATTGATCTGAATCATAAACTATTAGCATGGAACAATTAACCAAACAC
It encodes the following:
- a CDS encoding ROK family protein: MAIAAFDIGGTNIKYGVLNRQGNICYKAKISTKSKEGGVAIIGKIRVIAKQLQNNYDLTGIAVSTAGQVDNREGVVIHATESLPGYTGLHIKKELETTFGLPVTVDNDVNCAALGEYWKGAAYQLVNKYFLKNQLLTLLH